A region from the Lentisphaera profundi genome encodes:
- a CDS encoding type II toxin-antitoxin system RelB/DinJ family antitoxin: MKTELISTRIEHDLKVEFTNICDDLGLSPSQAIKLFAKAVINYGGIPFQLKVKQPNAVTRQAMEELESGKGTRVKDATELFSDLGVDIQDA; encoded by the coding sequence ATGAAAACGGAATTGATTAGTACTAGAATCGAACATGACTTAAAAGTTGAGTTCACCAACATCTGTGATGATTTAGGTTTAAGTCCATCACAAGCTATTAAACTGTTTGCTAAAGCTGTTATCAACTATGGCGGTATTCCCTTCCAGTTAAAAGTTAAGCAACCTAACGCTGTAACTCGTCAAGCTATGGAAGAGTTAGAAAGTGGCAAGGGAACTAGAGTCAAGGATGCCACAGAACTATTCAGTGACTTGGGTGTAGATATTCAGGATGCTTGA